A single Vespa crabro chromosome 21, iyVesCrab1.2, whole genome shotgun sequence DNA region contains:
- the LOC124431476 gene encoding protein YIPF1: MDGDRTKNTDSQFISFHDFSTMNQPSNVGQAQLDIGASTHQTFNNLPNDSTGIGIIEDLHGIPNRNEDIPQYSFWTIEYYQKFFNVNTNDVLERIKRSMFPHTTENYLVTHIRPNPDLYGPFWICVTLVFSIAISGNMANYLQTANSSHYHWRYDFHLISYAAISIFLYAWLLPLVLWGALKWTTSMRNTEEELIESYASPGLLEIICLYGYSLTIYIPVAFLWTIQINWLQWTLVIIATFLSGGVLLRSLYPVISGKHRIIYITIILGMHLLLATGFMIYFFHVPSKILPQQANEILSSVLSSTENINNKMIMDSVVLNKTIKT; encoded by the exons aTGGACGGTGATCGTACAAAGAACACAGATTCTCAATTTATATCATTCCATGATTTTTCTACGATGAATCAGCCAAGTAACGTTGGCCAAGCACAACTTGACATTGGTGCTTCCACTCATcaaacttttaataatttaccaAATGATTCTACAGGAATCGGTATTATTGAAGATCTACATGGTATACCCAACAGAAATGAAG ATATACCTCAATACAGTTTCTGGACAATTGAATATTATCAGAagttttttaatgttaataccAATGATGTATTAGAACGTATAAAAAGATCAATGTTTCCTCATACTACTGAAAATTATTTGGTAACGCACATAAGACCTAATCCAGATTTGTATGGTCCATTTTGGATATGCGTTACATTAGTATTCTCAATAGCAATAAGCGGTAACATGGctaattatttacaaacgGCCAATTCTAGTCATTATCATTGGAGAtatgattttcatttaatatcatatgctgcaatttcaatattcttatatGCTTGGCTTTTACCACTTGTCTTATGGGGTGCATTGAAGTGGACAACAAGTATGAGAAATACGGAAGAAGAATTGATAgaa tcatACGCATCTCCAGGACTTTTAGAGATTATATGCCTTTATGGGTATTCTTTAACCATTTACATTCCAGTTGCATTTTTGTGGACAATACAAATCAATTGGTTACAGTGGACTTTAGTGATAATAGCTACATTTTTATCGGGTGGTGTATTGCTACGTTCATTGTATCCTGTCATCTCAG gaaagcatagaataatatatattaccatAATACTTGGTATGCATCTTCTTCTGGCAACAggttttatgatatatttctttcatgtaCCGTCCAAAATATTACCGCAACAAGCAAACGAAATATTATCTTCCGTATTATCATCTacagaaaatatcaataataaaatgataatggaTAGCGTTGtgttaaataaaacgattaaaactTAA